From a single Brassica oleracea var. oleracea cultivar TO1000 chromosome C5, BOL, whole genome shotgun sequence genomic region:
- the LOC106344299 gene encoding uncharacterized protein LOC106344299, with amino-acid sequence MITMAVLLLSSCGISVGEPILTIQSPDGDVIDCLNTMDQPSLKNPLLKNHIFQETPSDHVKREDDGFGLQVWHSEGITCPRGTISIRRFDKNISHTKYDPLVPNAADRATKGHEYAIAEIKWQPVYGTKKASLSVWSPIVEFPADFSLAQIWLVSGQYEENNLNTIEAGWQVYPNRYGDHQPQLFTYWTADAYLNTGCYSTQCVGFVHVSNTIALEAAITRTSTYGGDQFAITLQLWKDVFTVNWWMGMGENIEPIGYWPAEIFTSLSDHATTVQWGREVYRNTSGRNTTLQMGSGKYPNKGFRQAAYFCNIRIAKENRTLLPIEDFVIGGDSYTIRKSHSKVCGTHFYYGGPGPLRSESVRGDYLSIVYLLLLSFYFLV; translated from the exons ATGATCACAATGGCGGTGTTACTACTCAGTTCTTGCGGAATCTCAGTCGGTGAACCAATATTGACGATTCAG AGCCCTGACGGCGATGTAATAGACTGCCTCAACACGATGGACCAACCCTCGTTGAAGAATCCTCTGCTGAAAAATCACATATTCCAG GAAACCCCTAGCGATCATGTGAAAAGAGAAGACGATGGATTTGGTTTGCAAGTTTGGCACTCGGAGGGAATAACTTGCCCGCGTGGGACCATTTCAATAAGGAGATTTGACAAAAACATTTCCCATACGAAATATGATCCCTTGGTTCCTAATGCAGCCGATCGAGCTACAAAAGGACATGAG TATGCAATCGCAGAGATAAAATGGCAACCAGTTTACGGCACCAAAAAAGCTTCATTGAGTGTCTGGAGTCCGATTGTAGAGTTTCCAGCCGATTTCAGCTTGGCGCAAATCTGGCTCGTGTCTGGCCAGTACGAAGAAAACAATCTTAACACGATAGAGGCGGGGTGGCAA GTCTACCCGAACAGATATGGGGACCACCAACCACAACTGTTTACGTATTGGAC CGCGG ATGCATATTTAAATACTGGGTGCTATAGTACCCAGTGTGTTGGCTTTGTCCATGTAAGCAACACTATTGCTCTCGAAGCTGCGATCACTCGTACGTCCACGTATGGGGGAGATCAATTTGCTATCACACTACAGCTCTGGAAG GATGTGTTTACGGTTAACTGGTGGATGGGTATGGGTGAAAACATCGAGCCGATTGGATATTGGCCTGCAGAGATTTTCACCAGCCTATCCGATCACGCCACCACGGTACAATGGGGCCGCGAAGTGTACCGCAATACTTCTGGCAGGAACACTACGCTCCAGATGGGTTCGGGTAAATATCCGAATAAAGGCTTCAGACAAGCCGCATATTTCTGCAACATCCGGATTGCAAAAGAGAACCGTACCCTTTTACCGATTGAAGACTTTGTAATAGGTGGCGATTCCTATACGATTAGGAAGAGTCACAGTAAAGTCTGTGGAACGCACTTTTACTACGGAGGACCGGGACCACTCCGTTCCGAGTCTGTTCGGGGAGATTACTTGTCTATTGTCTATTTGTTGTTATTGTCATTTTATTTTCTTGTCTAG
- the LOC106293561 gene encoding uncharacterized protein LOC106293561, giving the protein MGESHSGVEQELEADGNITSTEITSSENKIEEIVTAVESTREVAGDNVTTPELTNQPEDDRNACVPHSRSPQSTGLPPITTTSPEISVDSPIAAFVPSIGAWAKPLAFTPPATPPAPATPSGLDPQYLNNLLDSFWPTLTEGLGPNQKEKNHPSAVREFPRMPVQKIPVPELKGDGTLRFPWAARMDPATRNLYRAAKPTFRLDGTPQLTHLKSLKYQQSQCG; this is encoded by the exons ATGGGGGAAAGCCACTCTGGTGTTGAACAAGAATTAGAGGCAGATGGAAACATCACCTCTACAGAGATCACTTCTTCGGAAAACAAAATAGAGGAAATAGTTACTGCTGTTGAATCAACACGAGAGGTGGCAGGAGATAATGTCACCACTCCAGAGCTCACTAACCAACCTGAAGATGATAGGAACGCTTGCGTTCCACACTCAAGGTCCCCTCAGTCTACTGGCCTCCCTCCAATAACTACTACTTCTCCAGAGATATCAGTTGATTCTCCAATAGCTGCTTTTGTTCCTTCGATTGGAGCCTGGGCCAAACCACTTGCTTTTACACCACCTGCAACTCCTCCAGCGCCTGCAACGCCAAGTGGTCTTGATCCGCAGTACCTCAACAATCTCCTTGACTCTTTTTGGCCAACGCTGACTGAAGGATTAGGGCCAAACCAGAAGGAAAAAAACCATCCAAGTGCTGTAAGAGAGTTTCCTCGTATGCCGGTTCAGAAGATTCCAGTTCCTGAGCTTAAAGGGGATGGAACACTAAGGTTTCCATGGGCAGCCAGAATGGACCCTGCTACCAGAAACCTCTATCGAGCAGCTAAGCCAACTTTTCGACTTGATGGAACACCTCAG TTAACTCATTTAAAATCCCTGAAGTATCAACAATCCCAGTGTGGGTAA